One genomic segment of Coffea arabica cultivar ET-39 chromosome 6e, Coffea Arabica ET-39 HiFi, whole genome shotgun sequence includes these proteins:
- the LOC113696184 gene encoding kihadalactone A synthase LFS-like isoform X1 produces MAALNCIDLSNSDIQKSVSLLRQACLDSGFFYVVNHGISPEFMDEVFSQSKRFFSLPLDEKMKLLRNEKNRGYTPLLDQHLDPVNQIHGDYKEGYYIGVEIPEDDPQAEKPFRGPNLWPTADILPGWRETMERYHREALEVARAVARIIALALDLDGNFFDQSEMLGDPIATLRLLHYEGKISEPERGIYGAGAHSDFGLLTLLATDDVTGLQICKDKHVEPQIWEYVSPVKGAFIVNLGDLLERWSNCSFRSTLHRVLVGGQDRYSIAFFVLPSFNCVVKCLPTCHSEDDPPKYPPVTCGACLMQRYEDTHVDLSS; encoded by the exons ATGGCGGCACTGAATTGTATAGACCTCTCCAATTCCGACATACAAAAATCTGTCTCTCTCCTCAGACAG GCTTGCTTGGACTCTGGATTTTTTTATGTAGTCAATCATGGTATCAGCCCAGAATTTATGGATGAGGTCTTTTCTCAAAGCAAAAGGTTCTTTAGTCTACCACTTGATGAAAAGATGAAGCTTCTCAGGAATGAAAAAAACCGTGGTTACACTCCTCTTCTAGATCAGCATCTGGATCCTGTCAACCAGATACATG GAGATTATAAAGAAGGATATTACATTGGTGTGGAAATACCAGAAGATGATCCTCAAGCCGAAAAACCATTTCGTGGACCAAACTTGTGGCCTACAGCAG ATATTTTGCCTGGATGGAGAGAAACTATGGAGAGATACCACCGCGAAGCACT TGAGGTTGCAAGGGCAGTTGCTAGAATTATAGCCCTAGCACTTGACCTGGATGGAAACTTTTTTGATCAATCAGAAATGCTAGGCGATCCTATTGCAACTTTGCGGCTGCTACATTATGAAG GTAAAATCTCTGAACCAGAGAGAGGAATATATGGTGCAGGTGCCCACAGTGACTTTGGCTTGCTTACCTTGTTAGCCACAGATGATGTCACTGGTCTTCAG ATATGCAAGGACAAGCATGTTGAGCCTCAGATTTGGGAATATGTGTCACCAGTGAAAGG AGCATTTATTGTGAATCTTGGAGATTTACTGGAGCGCTGGAGCAATTGTTCTTTCAG GTCAACACTACATCGAGTCTTGGTTGGCGGTCAAGATAGATATTCT ATTGCTTTCTTCGTGCTGCCCAGTTTCAATTGTGTTGTCAAATGCTTGCCAACCTGCCACTCAGAGGATGATCCTCCGAA
- the LOC113696184 gene encoding azadirone synthase LFS-like isoform X2 has protein sequence MAALNCIDLSNSDIQKSVSLLRQACLDSGFFYVVNHGISPEFMDEVFSQSKRFFSLPLDEKMKLLRNEKNRGYTPLLDQHLDPVNQIHGDYKEGYYIGVEIPEDDPQAEKPFRGPNLWPTADILPGWRETMERYHREALEVARAVARIIALALDLDGNFFDQSEMLGDPIATLRLLHYEGKISEPERGIYGAGAHSDFGLLTLLATDDVTGLQICKDKHVEPQIWEYVSPVKGAFIVNLGDLLERWSNCSFRSTLHRVLVGGQDRYSVPTRHMWSLLDAEI, from the exons ATGGCGGCACTGAATTGTATAGACCTCTCCAATTCCGACATACAAAAATCTGTCTCTCTCCTCAGACAG GCTTGCTTGGACTCTGGATTTTTTTATGTAGTCAATCATGGTATCAGCCCAGAATTTATGGATGAGGTCTTTTCTCAAAGCAAAAGGTTCTTTAGTCTACCACTTGATGAAAAGATGAAGCTTCTCAGGAATGAAAAAAACCGTGGTTACACTCCTCTTCTAGATCAGCATCTGGATCCTGTCAACCAGATACATG GAGATTATAAAGAAGGATATTACATTGGTGTGGAAATACCAGAAGATGATCCTCAAGCCGAAAAACCATTTCGTGGACCAAACTTGTGGCCTACAGCAG ATATTTTGCCTGGATGGAGAGAAACTATGGAGAGATACCACCGCGAAGCACT TGAGGTTGCAAGGGCAGTTGCTAGAATTATAGCCCTAGCACTTGACCTGGATGGAAACTTTTTTGATCAATCAGAAATGCTAGGCGATCCTATTGCAACTTTGCGGCTGCTACATTATGAAG GTAAAATCTCTGAACCAGAGAGAGGAATATATGGTGCAGGTGCCCACAGTGACTTTGGCTTGCTTACCTTGTTAGCCACAGATGATGTCACTGGTCTTCAG ATATGCAAGGACAAGCATGTTGAGCCTCAGATTTGGGAATATGTGTCACCAGTGAAAGG AGCATTTATTGTGAATCTTGGAGATTTACTGGAGCGCTGGAGCAATTGTTCTTTCAG GTCAACACTACATCGAGTCTTGGTTGGCGGTCAAGATAGATATTCT